Within Euryarchaeota archaeon, the genomic segment AACCAGGTTGGCTGCCACCCTGGAAGTCTGCGCCACGACCGACAGGCGCGGCAATCCGGCAAGATGGGCGGCCTGTTGCAGTGGGTCGCCCCTGTACACGAGCACGTTTGGTTGGGCGAGGTTGGCTGAGGCGTAGTTCCTTGCGCCGTCGTCGATGATGGTCTCGGCTTCACCCCAGGACGAGGCGCCCAGGACCCCCTTCGACAGGTGAAATTCGAGGTCCGCTGCGTCCGCGGGCGGCCAAATCGCTTCGCGTCTCCAGCGGCCGTCCGAATCCTGCACGAAGAAACCCAGATTGTCCGACTCGTATCCATTCTCAACGTCGTAGAGGTAGCGGTCCCAGAACTGGTGGACTCGAAGGTACATGTCGTCGCGGCCCGAGTTCGACATGTTGGCGCTTGAGTGGAACCATTGGCCCAACCAGACCGTCTTCGGTCCTGCGAGGTCGCCGACCCACGGGAACGCGTTGTCGGCGCGGACATTGGCGTCGAGGAAGCCCTGGATCTGGAACGTCGGGACCGTGATCGTTTTCGCCAGCGGCCGGAAATCGCGCGCCTTGTAATACGCGTTGTAGTCGCCGAGGTTCAACGCCCCCTCCTTGAGGTTTTCGGGAAGGCAGGCCACGTTTCCTGCCACATGCTCGGCCCATCCGGCGAGGATCTCGTCCTGCAAACCTGGATTCGTGCCCGTCTCCACGGGGCTCGGAGCGAGACCAATGAGCACGTTATAGGATGCGATCACCGTCGGCCAGAATCCCGTGTACGGGACGCCGTTCGTGTATACCCCCATATAGGCGCTAGTGAGGGCCGCTATGGGGACGACGGCCGCGAGGTGCGGCGGCTTCTTTGCCATTGCCATGATCTGTGTCATCCCGTCGTAGGAGACGCCGATCATTCCGACCTTGCCGTTCGACCATGGTTGCGTTCCGAAGTACTCGACGGTGTCGTACATCGCCTGCTGCTCGTGGGGTCCCATAAAGTCCCAGCAGCCGCCGGACCCGACGGTCCCAGGCAACTCCATGGTTGCGAACGCGTAACCGCGGGGGACCAGTTGGGCCATTATCCAGAGGTCGAAGGCGGAGGCGCGCTTGCGCTCGGGGTCGCTGGCGTTCTTTGAATCGTGATAGGGACTTGCAAACACTACGACCGGGTGCTTGACCTCCAAAGCGCCGTCCTGGGCCCGCACGGTCCAGCCGATAGGTAGCGCCGCCGAGGCGGCCAGGAAGGAGGCGACTCCCTTCTTGTCCAACTTTTCGTGGTCCGGGACGTAAAGGTCCGCGTGGATCGTGTCGCCCATCCCGCTCTTGAAATCGACGAACGAGTGTATGTAGCCACCGAACAACTTGGGAACGAGTCCCGCCGGGTCCACAGGGAGGAGGCCGGCGCCAGGCGCGGGAAGTGACTGGGCGTCAACCGCCGCCGGCGTCGTGACGCAACCACCGAGTGCACTCATCAGGAAGACCGCCGCGACCGCGAATCCTTGGTTCTTCGTCATTCCAACTCCCTCCCTAGTTCTTCGAGGTCTTCATTGGTGACCAGAGGCAAGATGAGGCCCGATAGGACGTCCCCGCCGAAGGCAAGCGTCGCCGATTCGCCGGCGCCGGTGGGCTGTACCCAATCATCGACGCCCATCATCCGGACGCCGATCTTGTGCCCTTTCGCGAACACATACTCCTGCGGGTAGAGACTGACCGTGTAATCGAGCAGCGTGTCCATCGGAACCGGTCTCCCCTCCTTGACCGAGTCGCGGTGCTGCGCCGAGAGGTAACCACGGTTGACGACCTTGCCGTCGTCGAGTAGATGCACCACTATGTGTGCGTCTGGCTTGTCAAACGACAAGTACGCCTTCGCCGTCGGTTGCCCCGAGTAGCGGAGATCCTCCTTCAACGGGGCCGACTCGAATTCCACGAACGACGTCGACGCGTACGCCTCCCCGGCGACCGCTGCCGGCCATTCGGCCGTCTTCTCGGAGTATGAAGCCGTGCTTTTCGCGGCCGTCGGCGAGGAGGAAAGGCGGCCACCGGGCGCAAAATGAAGTTCGAACGGCGTCGCGTCCAGGTCCGGGAAGCTCGAGGCGTTGCGCCAAGCCCCGAGGTTGTCCTGGATCTCGACGACGCCCAAACGATCCGATACGCCGTTCTCGAGCCCCATCAGCCAATGATCGTACCACGCCTCGACGGCGGGGCGCCAATCGGTCCGGTTCCATTCCTTGTTGTTCGTATTGAGTTCCGGGTAGTCGTGGGCCCACTGACCGAGCCACGCGGTCTTCGGGGAGTCGATCTCGTTGAACCAGCCCGCGATGTGGATGGGCTTCACGTTCCAATCCGCGAGGCCATGCACGTAGAAGACGGAGGCTTTCACGTTCTTGACGCCTGAGCGGAGTTCACGGTCCTGCCAGAACCTGTTGAAGTCGCCGCGGGGGTCGGCACCCTGTTCGAAGTTCTCCCCATGACAATCCGCCCGGGACGGGAAATTCATCTTCCCCTCGACGGTGGAGCCCGGTGTAAGGCCGATCTGCGCGTAGGAGGCCATGCCGGCGAGCCCGTTGATGGAATAAGGGACTCCGGCGTAGAAGTTCCAATCGTACTG encodes:
- a CDS encoding CocE/NonD family hydrolase; this encodes MTKNQGFAVAAVFLMSALGGCVTTPAAVDAQSLPAPGAGLLPVDPAGLVPKLFGGYIHSFVDFKSGMGDTIHADLYVPDHEKLDKKGVASFLAASAALPIGWTVRAQDGALEVKHPVVVFASPYHDSKNASDPERKRASAFDLWIMAQLVPRGYAFATMELPGTVGSGGCWDFMGPHEQQAMYDTVEYFGTQPWSNGKVGMIGVSYDGMTQIMAMAKKPPHLAAVVPIAALTSAYMGVYTNGVPYTGFWPTVIASYNVLIGLAPSPVETGTNPGLQDEILAGWAEHVAGNVACLPENLKEGALNLGDYNAYYKARDFRPLAKTITVPTFQIQGFLDANVRADNAFPWVGDLAGPKTVWLGQWFHSSANMSNSGRDDMYLRVHQFWDRYLYDVENGYESDNLGFFVQDSDGRWRREAIWPPADAADLEFHLSKGVLGASSWGEAETIIDDGARNYASANLAQPNVLVYRGDPLQQAAHLAGLPRLSVVAQTSRVAANLVAGLVDCGPDATDVTKEKCVLVSRGAVNFRHRDGIENPKVVSPDSAYRLDFHFIPRDYVFAAGHEIVLIVSGSDTSWFFSATGGVPQGPPVATATDPALDSVSRLTVQHDEANPAVLTLPMVVRGDADVLFVACGLPMKDKPCYVKDKKDIKEY
- a CDS encoding CocE/NonD family hydrolase, with amino-acid sequence MLFAVGLSLLLSGCVSQPIGPLDPAAALAPVPLLQSIEQFKILPGEAMWLESFDGTRLFMRVFRPDAPADWQAPVILVSSPYFTPDSRSDPDDPVSLPGYERYQWLVQEFVPRGYAVVFQDVRGTGESGGCLEQTGPKQMKDQYLVIEHLATRSWTNGKLGMFGKSYDGETQQSAAIMAPPHLTTIIPLSSVAGQYDWNFYAGVPYSINGLAGMASYAQIGLTPGSTVEGKMNFPSRADCHGENFEQGADPRGDFNRFWQDRELRSGVKNVKASVFYVHGLADWNVKPIHIAGWFNEIDSPKTAWLGQWAHDYPELNTNNKEWNRTDWRPAVEAWYDHWLMGLENGVSDRLGVVEIQDNLGAWRNASSFPDLDATPFELHFAPGGRLSSSPTAAKSTASYSEKTAEWPAAVAGEAYASTSFVEFESAPLKEDLRYSGQPTAKAYLSFDKPDAHIVVHLLDDGKVVNRGYLSAQHRDSVKEGRPVPMDTLLDYTVSLYPQEYVFAKGHKIGVRMMGVDDWVQPTGAGESATLAFGGDVLSGLILPLVTNEDLEELGRELE